AGTTTTAAGAATTTACCAATAGATATAGATAGAAAGTCTAGTATAGCGAACGGATTGAACTCCATTTCACCAACACCATCTAGTATAGCTGTCGTTTTTTCTGATTCTAGAATAGCACCCATAGTGACTACTCCATGGATCCAATCGAAAGACTCTACAACTGGAGGTAACGTGTGGTAGTCTCGTCCTCCAAAAATCATTCCATGTATAGGAACACCATTAGGATCATCTATTTTCGGATCTAGATTATCTAGATATCTGATAGATATAGTGAATCTAGCGTTTGGATGAGAAGGCGGGATCTTTAGAGCATTATCGTTTTCAGGAGGCCATCTACCAGCATAATTGATGCCTGGTTTAGGTGGTTCTGATTTTCCTCTCCACCATACTTCTCCATCATCTGTTAGAAGCGTGTTTGCAAATATAATTTCTGTTTCTGGTGATGTAAGTAGTCTATATATTTCTGGATCTTCTTCAGGATTGATACCATCAACAATACCGAACATCCCTACTTCAGGATTTACTGCTCTAGCCATACCATCTACAGCTTTTATGATAGCTATATCATCTCCAACAACTATATCAGCTGCAAAAACAGTTGATGTTTTTCCGCATCCCGCAGGAAAAGCGCCTGTGAAATATGTTACTCTATCGCTGTTTCCTCTAACCCCAACGATAAACATGTGTTCACATAGCCATCCTTCTCTATAACCTTTATATACACAGAATCTGAGCATAAGTTTCTTGAGACCAACACTATTTCCAGCATATTGAGTGTTTATGCTATAGACTGTAGCTCCCTCAAGATCTATGTATATCCTTCTCTTGTCTGTATTCTTAGACCATCTATTCTCATTCAATTCTCCAGATGAATGAAAAAACTTCACATATTCAATATCTGGTGTTTTTTCAACGAATACGTCATAACAAGGTCTATAGAGAATATTCTCTGAATGGATTACGTAAGCAGAATCAGTTACTTGAACAGCATACATAGTGAAATCGGAATCTCTAGGTCCGAAACAATAGAAAGA
This genomic interval from Ignisphaera sp. contains the following:
- a CDS encoding phosphoenolpyruvate carboxykinase (GTP) — its product is MIFSDNEDLYSRLTKVLSPRMYERLMKIRDPTLHKWIAEVISIAKPSSVYIVTGDREDIEYVRKAAIERGEEISTIYPMHTVHFDGPNDLARDRKNTKILISNNNSIPLITTYSRELGLREIFELAEGIMSGKEMFVSFYCFGPRDSDFTMYAVQVTDSAYVIHSENILYRPCYDVFVEKTPDIEYVKFFHSSGELNENRWSKNTDKRRIYIDLEGATVYSINTQYAGNSVGLKKLMLRFCVYKGYREGWLCEHMFIVGVRGNSDRVTYFTGAFPAGCGKTSTVFAADIVVGDDIAIIKAVDGMARAVNPEVGMFGIVDGINPEEDPEIYRLLTSPETEIIFANTLLTDDGEVWWRGKSEPPKPGINYAGRWPPENDNALKIPPSHPNARFTISIRYLDNLDPKIDDPNGVPIHGMIFGGRDYHTLPPVVESFDWIHGVVTMGAILESEKTTAILDGVGEMEFNPFAILDFLSISIGKFLKLHLDFGEKLVTRPRIFNVNYFLKDEEGRFIADKRDKAVWLRWMELRVHRDIDAIETPIGYIPIYGDLAKLFNKHLDREYPETRYEKEFMLRIEKLIDRIERGWNIYTTIPDTPPIFFEIMKNQKRKLEEAKQKYGNKINPFKFDKS